A stretch of the Mycolicibacterium celeriflavum genome encodes the following:
- the mptB gene encoding polyprenol phosphomannose-dependent alpha 1,6 mannosyltransferase MptB: MAARLPSFSSSIARWHADEPPVGSPLNDAEVIALRRTRLFGAAGTVLMAIGALGVGARPVVQDPTFGVRLLNLPSRIQTVSLTMTTTGAVMMALAWLMLGRFALGDRRMSRSQLDRLLWLWVLPLLIAPPMYSRDVYSYLAQSQIGISGLDPYRVGPATGLGLDHVFTLSVPNMWRETPAPYGPLFLWIGQGISALTGENIVAAVLCHRLVVLFGVGLIVWATPRLAHRCGVAEVSALWLGAANPLLIMHLVAGIHNEALMLGLMLAGTEFALRGVSSIGAATPLVPRPLSWPQDRAQWVRWRPLAMLLLGVVLITLSSQVKLPSLLALGFVAMALACRWGGTVKAFFLAGGSLTAVSVAVMALIGWASGLGFGWLFTLGTANVVRSWMSLPTLLALGTGQVGILLGLGDHTTAVLGLARAIGVFIIAILVTWLLLAVLRGRLHPVGGLGVALGVTVLLFPVVQPWYVLWAVLPLAAWATRPAFRSTTIVVTLAVGIFGPTANGDRFALFQILLAVAASTVIMAALILLTYNRLPWRSVTMRPPEQPSPPEPQPVRPDAYAESP; encoded by the coding sequence GTGGCAGCCCGCCTCCCCTCGTTCAGCTCGTCGATCGCCCGTTGGCACGCCGACGAACCCCCGGTGGGCTCACCCCTCAACGACGCCGAGGTCATCGCGCTGCGCCGGACACGGCTGTTCGGCGCGGCCGGCACGGTGCTGATGGCGATCGGCGCGCTCGGCGTCGGGGCCAGGCCGGTGGTGCAGGACCCGACGTTCGGCGTGCGACTGCTCAACCTGCCGTCCCGCATCCAGACGGTGTCGCTGACCATGACCACCACCGGCGCGGTGATGATGGCGCTGGCCTGGCTGATGCTCGGCCGATTCGCGCTGGGAGACCGGCGCATGTCGCGCAGTCAACTGGACCGTCTGCTGTGGCTGTGGGTGCTGCCGTTGCTGATCGCCCCACCCATGTACAGCCGCGACGTCTACTCCTACCTGGCGCAGAGTCAGATCGGTATCAGCGGCCTGGACCCGTACCGGGTGGGTCCGGCGACCGGTCTGGGCCTGGACCACGTGTTCACGCTGTCCGTACCGAACATGTGGCGCGAGACACCGGCCCCGTACGGCCCGCTGTTCCTGTGGATCGGTCAGGGCATTTCGGCATTGACCGGCGAGAACATCGTGGCCGCGGTGCTGTGCCACCGGCTGGTCGTACTGTTCGGCGTGGGCCTGATCGTCTGGGCGACGCCTCGGCTGGCCCACCGCTGCGGCGTCGCCGAGGTGAGCGCGCTGTGGCTCGGCGCCGCGAACCCGCTGTTGATCATGCATCTGGTGGCGGGCATCCACAACGAGGCGTTGATGTTGGGCCTGATGCTCGCCGGCACGGAGTTCGCCCTGCGCGGTGTCAGCAGTATCGGCGCCGCCACACCCCTGGTGCCCAGGCCGCTGAGCTGGCCGCAAGACCGCGCGCAGTGGGTGCGGTGGCGGCCGCTGGCGATGCTGCTTTTGGGCGTCGTGCTGATCACGCTGTCGTCGCAGGTGAAACTGCCGTCATTGCTGGCGCTGGGCTTCGTGGCGATGGCACTGGCCTGCCGGTGGGGCGGCACGGTCAAGGCTTTCTTCCTGGCCGGCGGTTCGTTGACCGCCGTGTCGGTCGCGGTGATGGCTCTCATCGGATGGGCCAGCGGCCTCGGATTCGGCTGGCTCTTCACTCTGGGCACCGCGAACGTCGTGCGCAGTTGGATGTCGCTGCCCACCTTGCTGGCCCTGGGCACCGGCCAGGTCGGCATCCTGCTGGGCCTGGGCGACCACACCACCGCAGTGCTGGGCCTGGCCCGTGCGATCGGCGTGTTCATCATCGCGATCCTGGTGACCTGGCTGCTGCTGGCGGTGCTGCGGGGCCGGCTGCATCCGGTGGGCGGGCTCGGCGTCGCACTCGGCGTGACCGTGCTGCTGTTCCCGGTGGTCCAGCCCTGGTACGTGCTGTGGGCCGTGCTGCCGCTCGCGGCGTGGGCCACCCGCCCGGCGTTCCGCAGCACGACGATTGTGGTGACGCTGGCGGTCGGCATCTTCGGCCCCACCGCCAACGGCGACCGGTTCGCGCTGTTTCAGATTCTGCTCGCCGTGGCGGCCAGCACGGTGATCATGGCCGCGTTGATCTTGCTCACGTATAACCGGCTGCCCTGGCGGAGCGTGACGATGCGGCCGCCCGAGCAGCCGTCGCCACCGGAACCACAGCCGGTGAGACCCGACGCCTACGCTGAATCCCCGTGA
- a CDS encoding COX15/CtaA family protein: MRLVDLLPLPSLRTQRVIAFLVILTQGGIAVTGAIVRVTASGLGCPTWPQCFPGSFTPMPHPEVAVIHQAVEFGNRMVTFLVVLTAAAAVLAVTRARRRREVLIYAWLMPASTVVQAVIGGITVLTGLLWWTVAIHLLASMTMVWLAVLLFVKIGEPDDGVLTRRAPKPLRQLAFLSGVALAAVLVTGTLVTGAGPHAGDKSLDRTIPRLEVPITTLVHMHSSLLVAYLSLVIGLGFGLLAVRAVRPAMVRLGVLLALVVAQGLVGVVQFYTGVPAALVAVHVAGAAACTAATAALWASMRERAEPEPLQR, encoded by the coding sequence ATGCGGCTGGTCGATCTGCTGCCACTGCCCAGCCTGCGGACCCAGCGCGTCATCGCGTTCCTCGTCATCCTGACCCAAGGCGGTATCGCCGTGACCGGCGCAATCGTCCGCGTCACCGCATCCGGCCTGGGCTGCCCCACCTGGCCGCAGTGCTTCCCCGGCAGCTTCACCCCGATGCCGCACCCCGAGGTCGCGGTCATCCACCAGGCCGTCGAGTTCGGCAACCGCATGGTCACGTTCCTGGTGGTGCTCACCGCCGCGGCCGCGGTCTTGGCGGTGACACGCGCGCGCCGCCGCCGCGAGGTGCTGATCTATGCATGGCTGATGCCGGCGTCGACGGTCGTGCAGGCGGTGATCGGCGGGATCACGGTGTTGACGGGTCTGCTGTGGTGGACGGTCGCCATCCACCTGCTGGCGTCGATGACGATGGTCTGGTTGGCGGTGCTGCTGTTCGTCAAGATCGGCGAGCCCGACGATGGCGTGCTCACCCGTCGGGCGCCAAAGCCTTTACGGCAGTTGGCTTTCCTTAGCGGCGTGGCGCTGGCGGCAGTCCTGGTGACCGGTACGTTGGTGACCGGGGCCGGTCCGCACGCGGGTGACAAGAGCCTCGACCGCACCATCCCACGCCTCGAGGTTCCCATCACGACGCTGGTGCACATGCACTCGTCGCTGCTGGTGGCCTACCTGTCGCTGGTGATCGGCCTGGGCTTCGGCTTGCTGGCGGTCCGTGCGGTCCGGCCGGCCATGGTGCGACTGGGCGTGCTGCTCGCGTTGGTGGTGGCGCAAGGGCTCGTCGGGGTCGTGCAGTTCTACACCGGCGTGCCCGCCGCCCTGGTGGCCGTCCACGTGGCCGGCGCCGCGGCCTGCACGGCGGCCACCGCGGCGCTATGGGCGTCGATGCGAGAGCGGGCCGAGCCCGAACCTCTCCAGCGCTGA
- a CDS encoding ATP-grasp domain-containing protein, which yields MKLARPDLFHPRIVLAGCPALPEGDGDDAGLVAALGKHGLHARWLSWDDPATLEADLVILRATWDYIDRLDEFLGWAGRVRNLLNLARVVPWNTDKRYLLDLAAAGVPIVPSRFFGPGDTVWLPNSAEVVVKPAVGVGSVDTMRFSDRDDARRHAARLLAAGRPVLIQPYDARIENGETALVFLGGSQSHAFTKGPILRRAGQVPVFDESGTYARETLTAAEPDFEVWDVGYAALGAVAAHLDLAPEELLYARVDVVGDRSDPRVLEVELVEPSLGWMQLDPPTRERQQREFVLGVESALERFGLGPLSHRRP from the coding sequence GTGAAGCTCGCGCGGCCCGACCTGTTCCATCCGCGCATCGTGCTGGCCGGATGCCCTGCACTGCCGGAGGGAGACGGCGACGACGCCGGCCTGGTGGCCGCGCTGGGCAAGCACGGGCTGCACGCCCGCTGGCTGTCCTGGGACGACCCGGCGACGCTGGAGGCCGACCTGGTGATCCTGCGGGCGACGTGGGACTACATCGATCGACTCGACGAGTTCCTCGGCTGGGCGGGGCGGGTCCGCAACCTGCTCAACCTCGCGAGGGTGGTGCCGTGGAACACCGACAAGCGCTATCTCCTCGACCTTGCCGCCGCGGGGGTGCCGATCGTGCCGAGCCGATTCTTTGGTCCGGGCGACACAGTGTGGCTGCCGAACAGTGCCGAGGTCGTGGTCAAACCCGCTGTCGGAGTGGGATCGGTGGACACGATGCGCTTTTCGGACCGCGACGACGCTCGACGGCACGCCGCCCGGCTGCTGGCCGCGGGGCGGCCTGTGCTGATCCAGCCCTACGATGCGCGCATCGAAAACGGGGAGACCGCGCTGGTGTTTCTCGGCGGTTCGCAATCGCACGCGTTCACCAAGGGCCCGATACTGCGGCGGGCCGGCCAGGTGCCGGTGTTTGACGAGTCGGGCACGTACGCGCGCGAGACGCTCACCGCGGCCGAACCCGACTTCGAGGTCTGGGACGTCGGATATGCGGCGCTCGGGGCGGTGGCCGCGCACCTCGACCTGGCGCCCGAGGAGTTGCTCTACGCACGGGTGGACGTCGTCGGCGACCGCTCCGACCCGCGGGTGCTGGAGGTGGAACTGGTCGAGCCGTCGCTGGGCTGGATGCAACTAGACCCACCGACCCGGGAGCGGCAGCAGCGGGAGTTCGTCTTGGGCGTCGAGTCAGCGCTGGAGAGGTTCGGGCTCGGCCCGCTCTCGCATCGACGCCCATAG
- a CDS encoding quinone oxidoreductase family protein yields MYAIEVAETGGPEVLTYVEKPQPAPGPGEVLIKAEAIGVNFLDTYFRSGQYPRETPFIVGNEVCGTVEAVGDGVAALKVGDRVVTAQANGAYAEYSVAPADFVAYVPDGVSPEAAAAALLKGMTAHYLIKSLYPVQQGDSVLVHAGAGGVGLILTQWATSMAVRVIATVSTPEKAELSRQAGAVEVLDYPDDPAEFGATIKEMTDGGVAAVYDGVGAATFEASLASLAVRGTLALFGASSGPVPPFDPQRLNAAGSLFLTRPTLVHYTRTADEFAWRAGELLDAIAAGTLTITVSERYRLEDAEQAHRDLQGRKTVGSVVLLP; encoded by the coding sequence ATGTACGCCATCGAAGTCGCCGAGACCGGCGGACCCGAAGTCCTCACCTACGTCGAGAAGCCGCAACCCGCGCCGGGTCCCGGCGAAGTGTTGATCAAGGCGGAGGCAATCGGAGTCAACTTCCTCGACACCTACTTCCGGTCCGGGCAGTATCCAAGGGAGACGCCGTTCATCGTCGGCAACGAGGTGTGCGGCACCGTCGAAGCGGTCGGCGATGGCGTCGCCGCGCTGAAGGTCGGCGACCGCGTCGTCACCGCGCAGGCCAACGGCGCCTATGCCGAATACAGCGTTGCCCCAGCAGATTTCGTTGCTTACGTGCCGGACGGCGTGAGTCCCGAGGCGGCCGCCGCCGCACTGCTCAAGGGCATGACAGCGCACTACTTGATCAAGTCGCTGTACCCCGTGCAGCAGGGCGACTCGGTGCTGGTGCACGCGGGAGCGGGCGGCGTGGGCCTCATCCTCACGCAGTGGGCGACCAGCATGGCGGTGCGCGTCATCGCCACGGTCTCGACGCCGGAGAAGGCCGAGTTGTCGCGTCAGGCCGGCGCCGTGGAAGTGCTCGACTATCCGGACGACCCGGCGGAGTTCGGCGCCACGATCAAGGAGATGACCGACGGCGGTGTCGCAGCCGTGTACGACGGCGTGGGGGCGGCCACGTTCGAAGCCAGTCTCGCCAGCCTGGCGGTGCGGGGCACGCTGGCACTGTTCGGCGCCTCCAGCGGACCGGTCCCCCCGTTCGATCCGCAACGCCTCAACGCGGCGGGCTCGCTGTTCTTGACCCGGCCCACGCTGGTGCACTACACCCGAACCGCCGACGAATTCGCCTGGCGGGCAGGCGAACTGCTCGACGCGATCGCCGCGGGCACGCTCACTATCACGGTCAGCGAGCGCTACCGCCTTGAAGACGCAGAGCAGGCGCACCGCGATCTGCAGGGCCGCAAGACGGTCGGATCTGTGGTGTTGCTGCCGTAG
- a CDS encoding ABC transporter ATP-binding protein, which yields MTHPGPGTSPAPVRLSGVSKRYGSTIAVSDLDLEVQTAEVFALLGPNGAGKTTTVEMCEGFIKPDSGTIEILGLDPFGDNARVRERIGVMLQGGGAYPAARAGEMLDLVASYAANPLDPAWLMDTLGLTEAARTTYRRLSGGQQQRLALACAVVGRPELVFLDEPTAGMDAHARIVVWELIDGLRRDGVTVVLTTHQLTEAEELADRIMIIDHGVAVATGTPEELMRSGAENQLRFRAPRMLDLSLLVTALPESYRASETAPGEYLVEGAINPQVLATVTAWCARLDVLATDMRVEQRSLEDVFLDLTGRELRP from the coding sequence GTGACCCACCCAGGACCGGGGACCTCCCCCGCCCCCGTGCGCCTGAGCGGGGTCAGCAAGCGCTACGGGTCGACGATCGCGGTGTCAGACCTCGATCTGGAGGTTCAGACCGCCGAGGTGTTCGCCCTGCTCGGGCCCAACGGTGCAGGCAAGACCACCACCGTGGAGATGTGCGAAGGGTTCATCAAGCCCGACTCCGGCACCATCGAGATCCTCGGCCTCGACCCGTTCGGCGACAACGCCCGGGTGCGCGAGCGCATCGGCGTGATGTTGCAGGGCGGCGGCGCTTACCCGGCCGCCCGCGCGGGCGAAATGCTCGACCTCGTCGCTTCCTACGCGGCCAACCCGCTCGACCCCGCGTGGCTGATGGACACTCTCGGCCTGACCGAGGCAGCGCGAACCACCTACCGGCGGCTCTCCGGCGGCCAACAACAGCGGCTCGCGCTGGCCTGCGCCGTGGTCGGCCGTCCCGAGCTGGTCTTCCTCGACGAACCGACCGCCGGCATGGACGCCCATGCCCGAATCGTGGTGTGGGAGTTGATCGATGGGCTGCGCCGCGACGGCGTCACGGTGGTGCTGACGACCCATCAACTGACCGAGGCCGAGGAGCTCGCGGACCGGATCATGATCATCGACCACGGTGTCGCGGTGGCCACCGGGACGCCCGAGGAGTTGATGCGCAGCGGCGCCGAGAACCAGTTGCGATTCCGCGCACCGCGCATGCTCGATCTGTCGCTGCTCGTCACGGCATTGCCCGAAAGTTACCGGGCGAGCGAGACGGCGCCGGGCGAGTACCTGGTGGAGGGCGCGATCAACCCGCAGGTGCTGGCCACGGTGACGGCGTGGTGCGCGCGGCTCGACGTGCTGGCCACCGATATGCGTGTCGAACAGCGGAGCCTCGAGGACGTCTTCCTCGACCTGACCGGACGGGAGCTGCGCCCGTGA
- a CDS encoding ABC transporter permease — translation MNRFAPGTFSPDPRPATVQKMLAAQFSLELRLLLRNGEQLLLTMFIPITLLIGLTLLPLGSFGPNRAATFVPAIMALAVISTAFTGQAIAVAFDRRYGALKRLGATALPVWGIIAGKSLAVVAVVFLQAIVLGTIGFALGWRPHLAGLTLGAAIIALGTAGFAALGLLLGGTLRAEIVLALANLLWFVFAGLGALTLEGGMVPSAAQWVARLTPSGALTEALSRAMTLSVDWFGLLVLAVWGAVAALCALRWFRFT, via the coding sequence GTGAATCGTTTTGCACCCGGCACGTTCTCGCCCGACCCCCGGCCGGCCACCGTGCAGAAGATGCTGGCCGCGCAGTTCAGCCTCGAACTGCGGCTGTTGCTGCGCAACGGCGAACAGCTGTTGCTGACGATGTTCATTCCGATCACGCTGTTGATCGGGTTGACGCTGTTGCCGCTCGGTTCGTTCGGACCGAACCGGGCCGCGACGTTCGTGCCGGCGATCATGGCGCTGGCGGTGATCTCCACGGCGTTCACCGGCCAGGCGATCGCCGTGGCGTTCGACCGCCGCTACGGAGCGCTCAAGCGGCTGGGCGCCACGGCACTTCCGGTGTGGGGCATCATCGCCGGTAAGTCACTGGCCGTGGTCGCGGTGGTGTTCCTGCAGGCGATCGTGTTGGGCACCATCGGTTTTGCGCTCGGGTGGCGACCGCACCTGGCCGGGTTGACGCTCGGCGCAGCGATCATCGCGCTGGGCACCGCGGGTTTCGCCGCACTTGGCCTGCTGCTGGGCGGCACGCTTCGCGCCGAGATCGTGCTGGCCCTGGCGAACCTGCTGTGGTTCGTCTTCGCCGGGCTCGGCGCGCTGACGCTCGAGGGCGGCATGGTGCCCTCCGCCGCGCAATGGGTCGCCCGGTTGACTCCCTCTGGCGCGCTGACCGAGGCGCTGTCGCGGGCGATGACGCTGTCGGTCGACTGGTTCGGCCTGCTGGTGCTCGCGGTGTGGGGTGCCGTCGCCGCGCTGTGTGCGCTGCGCTGGTTCCGCTTCACCTGA